The Candidatus Delongbacteria bacterium genome has a window encoding:
- a CDS encoding tetratricopeptide repeat protein — MTRMNRILILLFAALAGLRPATGASWAEEREAVHARQFAAEGRHELVVAQCRQFRERFPSSQAGDLILELEGRAWLALQRPAEALGAFQSLVQRHSSSPLAPGAQLAAGECLARLGRTGEAVKQWRRLAQQHPGSPEAVQGLLEAEANTPRSELATREELLRLAAELDSESDQGLEARRRWALLLVEQGHAAEARQLLDRVLRESAPGAGQLRALLELDRLLVENQQGEDALALLVRAEAQYEDDPLRGRLWLALAARRLELGRLLEAERGLRYELEQEDAAFDSPAVRDSLRLLLGDALVLQGADLEAEGAWATCARQTPVVRLRRALALARAGAGAQAAEHFAAALDSLSATPNLTPDSARLLAVGLLGLAREQDQSGLPSVSWERVGELSRHVEPDHPEATGLAEILLRQGLLPEATRLLEAQRGDPLQADRRGLLRVRLAVAGSDWSRAVELARIFQERWPVSPLRAEVDSLDQQRARPRARKTELERWLKDLRQTGAERNPRAALEIGWLQLRELQSPQEALRTFQSLPDKADGNLQAEARMGRLAALVELKRVDEAREEWEAEDRQLARSPWGLQALRALWSSEPAPSPEERRERIALLEGLRRAGQCDPAALAGELLDQWNGLREAIGAEGGSAQSQADCARKALQWADSLREPDPGRVLARSLCRETLGDQESARQDWLRILRESVEDPAALVAARNLALDERADSLVRDLVLSHATEDWAWHPVSAGLQREIAVLERRAGRPEVSLAICRRLLAEDEARRVPLPGAPPADPRLLDELGQGLEQLGERAEARRSWFRALGGPVLADTALASRLLLRVARSFHSDGRDEDARRACRTLTTVFPGTPAAGSAVRLLAALESGAGRNAEALVLLESLRPAKSADLALRTQWIKSLARAGREKSSRQELQRLLKENNGRVSEDTVKAAVGLAQGLGLLERGQPAEAEKAFGQVAGKLDKTPQAPAAQLGLARALQAQGKDAAGLKALGVLEKRWPRAPERADAATLRAELAEAAGDTAQALANLERAVELSAPLRREAALGRWIDGADRLRRPQVRRQALERYVAEHPQARDVLTRRLELGELLARAGETATARAALRSLQAEADETCAAEIQYRLGEVAEGEGDLPGAILEYQKVPHLKDSSSLDWDASAMFAAARCWEALGRPAEARETLRQIALRHGASSGHGLRAAVELERLGAGQP, encoded by the coding sequence ATGACCCGCATGAACCGGATCCTCATCCTGCTTTTTGCCGCGCTGGCCGGGCTGCGCCCCGCGACAGGCGCCAGTTGGGCCGAGGAACGCGAAGCCGTGCACGCCCGCCAGTTCGCCGCTGAGGGTCGTCACGAACTGGTGGTGGCCCAGTGCCGGCAGTTCCGCGAACGCTTTCCCTCCTCCCAGGCCGGCGACCTGATCCTCGAACTCGAGGGCCGGGCCTGGCTGGCTCTGCAACGGCCGGCCGAGGCCCTGGGCGCCTTCCAGTCGCTGGTGCAGCGCCACTCCTCCTCGCCGCTGGCGCCCGGCGCCCAATTGGCCGCAGGCGAGTGTTTGGCCCGGCTGGGACGCACGGGCGAGGCGGTCAAGCAGTGGCGCCGGCTGGCCCAGCAGCACCCGGGCAGCCCGGAGGCCGTGCAGGGCCTGCTCGAGGCCGAAGCGAACACCCCGCGCAGCGAGCTGGCCACGCGGGAGGAACTGCTGCGCCTGGCGGCCGAACTGGATTCCGAGAGCGATCAGGGGCTGGAGGCGCGGCGCCGTTGGGCCCTGCTGCTGGTGGAACAGGGCCACGCCGCCGAAGCCCGGCAACTGCTGGACCGCGTGCTGCGGGAGTCCGCGCCGGGGGCCGGCCAGCTGCGCGCCCTGCTGGAACTGGACCGTCTGCTGGTGGAGAACCAGCAGGGCGAGGACGCGCTGGCGCTGCTGGTGCGGGCCGAGGCCCAGTACGAGGACGATCCCCTGCGCGGCCGGCTCTGGCTGGCCCTGGCCGCGCGCCGGCTGGAGCTGGGTCGCCTGCTGGAGGCCGAGCGCGGACTGCGCTACGAGCTGGAGCAGGAGGACGCGGCCTTCGACTCGCCTGCCGTGCGCGACAGTCTGCGCCTGCTGCTGGGCGACGCGCTGGTGCTGCAGGGCGCGGATCTGGAGGCGGAAGGGGCCTGGGCCACCTGCGCGCGGCAGACGCCCGTCGTGCGGCTGCGGCGCGCCCTGGCGCTGGCGCGGGCCGGTGCGGGCGCCCAGGCCGCGGAGCACTTCGCCGCGGCGCTGGATTCCCTGTCCGCCACCCCGAATCTGACTCCCGACTCCGCCCGGTTGCTGGCCGTGGGCCTGCTGGGTCTGGCCCGCGAACAGGACCAGAGCGGCCTGCCCAGCGTGTCCTGGGAGCGCGTGGGCGAACTGAGTCGGCACGTGGAGCCGGACCACCCGGAAGCCACCGGGCTGGCGGAGATCCTGCTGCGGCAGGGCCTGCTGCCCGAAGCGACCCGCCTGTTGGAGGCCCAGCGCGGCGATCCGCTGCAGGCGGATCGCCGGGGCCTGTTGCGCGTGCGGCTGGCCGTGGCCGGCTCCGACTGGAGCCGCGCGGTGGAGTTGGCGCGCATCTTCCAGGAACGCTGGCCCGTCTCGCCGCTGCGCGCGGAGGTGGACAGCCTGGATCAGCAGCGGGCCCGGCCCCGGGCGCGCAAGACGGAACTGGAGCGCTGGCTCAAGGATCTGCGCCAGACAGGCGCGGAGCGCAATCCGCGGGCCGCGCTGGAGATCGGCTGGCTGCAGCTGCGCGAACTGCAGTCGCCCCAGGAGGCGCTGCGGACCTTTCAGTCGCTGCCTGACAAGGCGGACGGCAACCTGCAGGCCGAGGCCCGGATGGGCCGGCTGGCCGCGTTGGTGGAACTGAAGCGTGTGGACGAGGCCCGCGAGGAGTGGGAGGCCGAGGACCGCCAGCTGGCTCGTTCGCCTTGGGGACTGCAGGCCCTGCGCGCCCTCTGGTCCTCCGAGCCCGCGCCCAGCCCGGAGGAGCGCCGGGAGCGCATCGCGCTGCTGGAGGGCCTGCGCCGCGCCGGGCAGTGCGATCCCGCAGCGCTGGCGGGCGAGCTGCTGGACCAGTGGAACGGGCTGCGCGAAGCCATCGGCGCCGAGGGCGGCAGCGCCCAGTCCCAGGCGGACTGCGCGCGCAAGGCCCTGCAGTGGGCGGACAGTCTGCGCGAACCCGATCCCGGCCGCGTGCTGGCCCGCTCGCTCTGCCGTGAGACACTGGGCGACCAGGAGTCCGCGCGCCAGGACTGGCTGCGCATCCTGCGGGAGTCCGTCGAGGATCCCGCCGCGCTGGTGGCCGCGCGCAACCTGGCCCTGGACGAACGCGCCGACAGCCTCGTGCGGGATCTCGTGTTGTCTCACGCCACGGAGGACTGGGCCTGGCATCCGGTCTCCGCCGGCCTGCAACGGGAGATCGCCGTACTGGAGCGCCGGGCCGGCCGTCCGGAGGTCTCGCTGGCCATCTGCCGGAGACTGCTGGCCGAGGACGAAGCCCGGCGCGTGCCGCTGCCCGGCGCGCCGCCGGCAGATCCGCGCCTGCTGGACGAACTGGGCCAGGGACTGGAGCAACTGGGCGAACGCGCCGAGGCCCGCCGCAGCTGGTTCCGCGCGCTGGGCGGCCCGGTGCTGGCGGACACGGCGCTGGCCTCGCGCCTGTTGCTGCGCGTGGCGCGCAGTTTCCACAGCGACGGACGGGACGAAGACGCCCGGCGCGCCTGCCGCACCCTGACCACCGTCTTTCCCGGCACGCCCGCCGCCGGGAGCGCCGTGCGCCTGCTGGCCGCGCTGGAGAGCGGCGCCGGCCGCAACGCGGAGGCGCTGGTGTTGCTGGAGAGCCTGCGCCCGGCCAAGTCCGCCGACCTGGCCCTGCGCACCCAGTGGATCAAGTCCCTGGCCCGTGCGGGCCGGGAGAAGTCCAGCCGCCAGGAATTGCAGCGGCTGCTGAAGGAGAACAACGGCCGGGTCAGCGAGGACACGGTGAAGGCCGCGGTGGGTCTGGCCCAGGGACTGGGACTGCTGGAGCGCGGTCAGCCTGCCGAGGCGGAGAAGGCCTTTGGCCAGGTGGCGGGCAAGCTGGACAAGACGCCCCAGGCACCCGCGGCCCAGCTGGGCCTCGCCCGGGCCCTGCAGGCCCAGGGCAAGGACGCCGCCGGCCTGAAGGCGCTGGGCGTGCTGGAGAAGCGCTGGCCCCGCGCCCCGGAGCGGGCGGACGCGGCCACCCTGCGCGCCGAACTGGCGGAGGCTGCGGGTGACACGGCCCAGGCGCTGGCCAATCTGGAACGGGCGGTGGAGCTGAGCGCGCCGCTCCGGCGCGAGGCGGCCCTGGGTCGCTGGATCGACGGCGCGGACCGCCTGCGGCGGCCGCAGGTCCGGCGCCAGGCGCTGGAACGCTACGTGGCCGAGCATCCCCAGGCCCGCGACGTGCTGACCCGGCGGCTGGAACTGGGCGAATTGCTGGCCCGGGCGGGGGAGACGGCCACGGCACGGGCCGCGCTGCGCTCCCTGCAGGCCGAGGCCGACGAGACCTGCGCGGCGGAGATCCAGTACCGGCTGGGCGAAGTGGCGGAGGGCGAGGGCGACCTGCCGGGCGCCATCCTGGAGTACCAGAAGGTGCCGCACCTCAAGGACTCCTCGAGCCTGGACTGGGACGCCAGCGCCATGTTCGCCGCGGCGCGCTGCTGGGAGGCGCTGGGACGGCCGGCGGAGGCCCGTGAGACTCTGCGGCAGATCGCCCTGCGCCACGGCGCCAGTTCGGGCCACGGGCTGCGGGCCGCCGTGGAACTGGAGCGGCTGGGCGCCGGGCAGCCCTGA
- the nadC gene encoding carboxylating nicotinate-nucleotide diphosphorylase: MTTTNPWLAAAEALIPLALEEDLGRGGPPWLPGDVTGSACVPAGRTGSAWIEARQAGVVCGLPIVREVFGRVAEDAPLEVRCLVDDGATVAAGQRLVELDGSLRAILAGERTALNFLQRLSGVATSAAALVALAGPRLQVLDTRKTTPGWRQLEKLAVRAGGAGNHRLGLHDMYLIKENHIRAAGGLARAVEAARAQRAAAGRPEMALELEVETLDELRQALELGVDWIMLDNFSAEQIAPAVALAAGRARLEVSGGIQGDRLAALARAGVDLVSVGALTHSARAFDCSLLVRENGA; encoded by the coding sequence ATGACGACCACGAATCCCTGGCTGGCGGCGGCGGAAGCGCTGATCCCCCTGGCCCTGGAGGAGGATCTGGGGCGCGGCGGGCCGCCCTGGCTGCCCGGCGATGTCACGGGCAGCGCCTGCGTGCCCGCCGGCCGGACCGGCTCCGCCTGGATCGAGGCGCGCCAGGCCGGCGTGGTCTGCGGCCTGCCCATCGTCCGGGAGGTGTTCGGACGCGTGGCCGAGGATGCTCCGCTGGAGGTCCGCTGCCTGGTGGACGACGGCGCGACGGTGGCGGCCGGCCAGCGGCTGGTGGAGCTGGACGGCTCCCTGCGGGCTATCCTGGCCGGGGAACGCACGGCGCTCAACTTCCTGCAACGCCTCTCCGGCGTGGCCACCTCCGCGGCCGCCCTGGTGGCCCTGGCGGGACCGCGCCTGCAGGTGCTGGACACGCGCAAGACCACGCCGGGCTGGCGCCAGCTGGAGAAGCTGGCCGTGCGGGCCGGCGGCGCGGGCAACCACCGGCTGGGTCTGCATGACATGTACCTGATCAAAGAGAACCACATTCGCGCGGCTGGCGGGCTGGCCCGGGCGGTAGAGGCCGCGCGCGCCCAGCGTGCCGCCGCCGGCCGGCCGGAGATGGCCCTGGAACTGGAAGTGGAGACGCTGGACGAGCTGCGACAGGCCCTGGAACTGGGAGTGGACTGGATCATGCTGGACAACTTCAGCGCGGAGCAGATCGCCCCCGCGGTGGCCCTGGCCGCCGGCCGGGCCCGCCTGGAGGTCAGCGGCGGCATCCAGGGGGACCGCCTGGCCGCGCTGGCGCGTGCCGGCGTGGATCTGGTCTCGGTGGGCGCCCTGACCCACAGCGCCCGGGCCTTCGACTGCTCGCTGCTCGTTCGGGAGAACGGCGCATGA
- a CDS encoding choice-of-anchor J domain-containing protein, with product MRRVTGWAGLVLLLLLAWLGARAAVVDKGAGRDVDVLLSEGFESESWRIAWTVVDRDGSGDSWGRLGTAQYYAPHAGDWALGSRYRDDGEPNDDWLISPPMEPDSARRFFKIWYRSQDPNYPETVEFLALQRDAALAPGELAAHLDEFQLLERFSEVSVTWQEFTEELPVGSGGVWYFAVRNVSQDRFVLLVDDATGFSTVTLPGQRWQLEDAYRRFDFGLMQRDSIAQKPFRIWNLDAADSLALVIHRRPQPPFLRSKARRVGAAELRWDVDSTLYLWKADPDSVGSQDSLRIDFGVRSFYVDTLDSGELDTLRYHGTYLDTLEFDLFHASDGELLTVSIPFSVSFWSPDSAARLDLHQDFESELSADWSAQAGSTDTLSWQRAQTSSSANFTVPAHSWFACVNSDARGRFTADGLPLVQDAWLLSPWLDVSHTREGETARGLLLAWDQYYQSGAGDTLEILADSAGTGWRTLARPVDGEHWETRSLDLSGLAGTDSLRLAFRYQGNWSYGAALDNLVLLTVADALPGTPAPPAPPRAHADEVLLAPNPFNPLTQIRWQAAAAGRLEVTVYNLLGQRVLSAGPWLLHPGANAFPLDFSRLASGVYLVRMVNTGADGRAAQQLRRVTFLK from the coding sequence ATGAGGCGTGTCACGGGATGGGCGGGTCTGGTCCTGCTGCTGCTGCTGGCCTGGCTGGGAGCCCGGGCGGCCGTGGTGGACAAGGGCGCCGGCCGGGACGTGGACGTCCTGCTCAGCGAGGGCTTCGAGTCCGAGTCCTGGCGCATCGCCTGGACCGTGGTGGACCGCGACGGCTCCGGCGACTCCTGGGGCCGGCTGGGCACGGCGCAGTACTACGCGCCCCACGCGGGGGACTGGGCGCTGGGCAGCCGCTACCGGGACGACGGCGAGCCCAACGACGACTGGCTGATCTCGCCGCCCATGGAACCGGATTCGGCGCGGCGCTTCTTCAAGATCTGGTACCGCAGCCAGGACCCGAACTATCCGGAGACGGTGGAGTTCCTCGCCCTGCAGCGGGATGCCGCCCTGGCGCCCGGGGAGCTGGCCGCCCACCTGGACGAGTTTCAGCTGCTCGAACGCTTCAGCGAGGTTTCCGTCACCTGGCAGGAATTCACCGAGGAGCTGCCCGTGGGCAGCGGGGGCGTGTGGTACTTCGCCGTGCGCAACGTGTCACAGGACCGCTTCGTGCTGCTGGTGGACGACGCCACGGGTTTCTCCACGGTGACGCTGCCGGGACAACGCTGGCAGCTGGAGGACGCCTACCGGCGCTTCGACTTCGGGCTGATGCAGCGCGACTCCATCGCCCAGAAGCCCTTCCGCATCTGGAACCTGGACGCGGCCGACAGCCTGGCCCTGGTGATCCACCGGCGGCCCCAGCCCCCCTTCCTGCGTTCCAAGGCCCGCCGGGTCGGGGCGGCGGAACTCCGCTGGGACGTGGACAGCACGCTCTACCTCTGGAAGGCGGACCCCGACAGCGTGGGCAGCCAAGACAGCCTGCGCATCGACTTCGGAGTCCGCTCCTTCTACGTGGACACCCTGGATTCGGGTGAGCTGGACACGCTGCGCTACCACGGCACCTACCTGGACACCCTGGAGTTCGACCTGTTCCACGCCTCGGACGGCGAACTGCTCACGGTCAGCATTCCCTTCAGCGTCTCCTTCTGGTCGCCGGACTCGGCCGCCCGGCTGGACCTGCATCAGGACTTCGAGAGCGAGCTGTCGGCGGACTGGAGCGCCCAGGCGGGCAGCACGGACACGCTCTCCTGGCAGCGCGCGCAGACCAGCAGTTCGGCCAACTTCACCGTGCCGGCCCACAGCTGGTTCGCCTGCGTCAACAGCGACGCCCGCGGCCGCTTCACGGCGGACGGGCTTCCGCTGGTCCAGGACGCCTGGCTGCTCAGCCCGTGGCTGGATGTATCACACACCCGGGAGGGCGAGACGGCCCGGGGCCTGCTGCTGGCCTGGGACCAGTACTACCAGTCCGGCGCCGGCGACACGCTGGAGATCCTGGCGGACAGCGCCGGCACCGGTTGGCGCACCCTGGCCCGGCCCGTCGACGGCGAACACTGGGAGACGCGCAGTCTGGACTTGTCGGGCCTGGCGGGCACGGACAGCCTGCGCCTGGCCTTCCGCTACCAGGGCAACTGGTCCTACGGAGCGGCGCTGGACAACCTGGTCCTGCTGACGGTGGCCGACGCCCTGCCGGGCACGCCCGCGCCCCCCGCGCCGCCGCGTGCGCACGCCGACGAGGTGCTGCTGGCGCCCAATCCCTTCAATCCGTTGACCCAGATCCGCTGGCAGGCCGCCGCCGCAGGACGCCTGGAAGTGACCGTCTACAACCTGCTGGGCCAGCGCGTGCTCAGCGCCGGGCCCTGGCTGCTGCACCCGGGCGCCAACGCCTTCCCGCTGGACTTCAGCCGGCTGGCCTCGGGCGTCTACCTGGTGCGGATGGTCAACACCGGGGCGGACGGCCGCGCGGCGCAGCAGCTGCGGCGCGTGACCTTCCTGAAGTAG